The following coding sequences are from one Cygnus atratus isolate AKBS03 ecotype Queensland, Australia chromosome 15, CAtr_DNAZoo_HiC_assembly, whole genome shotgun sequence window:
- the LOC118249178 gene encoding parvalbumin, thymic, with protein MAITDILSAKDIESALSSCQAADSFNYKSFFSTVGLSSKTPDQIKKVFGILDQDKSGFIEEEELQLFLKNFSSSARVLTSAETKAFLAAGDTDGDGKIGVEEFQSLVKA; from the exons ATGGCCATCACTGACATCCTTTCTGCTAAAGATATTGAATCTGCTCTCTCCAGCTGCCAGG ctgCGGATTCCTTCAATTACAAGTCTTTCTTCTCCACGGTTGGTTTATCCAGCAAAACCCCTGATCAGATAAAGAAGGTTTTTGGAATCCTTGATCAGGACAAGAGCGGTTTCATCGAGGAAGAAGAGCTTCA GctgtttctgaagaatttctCTTCAAGTGCCAGAGTCCTCACTTCTGCAGAGACCAAGGCTTTTCTGGCTGCAGGTGATACTGATGGCGATGGCAAAATTGGAGTAGAAG aaTTCCAATCTCTGGTGAAGGCATAA